In Mycolicibacterium phocaicum, one DNA window encodes the following:
- a CDS encoding SulP family inorganic anion transporter, translated as MLETAPPAKGLRAILRYDLPASLVVFLVALPLSLGIAVASNAPILAGIIAAIVGGIVAGALGGSPLQVSGPAAGLTVIVAGLIAEFGWAVTCAITVGAGILQILFGLSRVARAALAISPVVVHAMLAGIGITIALQQLHVLLGGKSNSSAWENIEQLPAGLMNLHGPGFLLGMLVIVTLVAWRWVPAPINRVPGPLVAIVGVTALSVLLPFDVKRIQINGSLLDSLSLPTLPTGDWDGVIAGVLTVALIASVESLLSAVSVDRMHNGPRTNFDRELIGQGTANAISGAIGGLPVTGVIVRSSTNVAAGAKTRASAILHGVWILLFAVPFAGLAQLIPTSALAGLLIVIGCQLVKKVHIETARRTGDIAVYVITVLGVVFLNLLEGVLIGLALAVALTVWRVIRAKIVTEHIAGNDWRIVIEGSVSFLSLPRLTSALASVPTGSDVTVELSVDFIDHAAHETIDEWKRQHVAGGGSVEIHEHGTAELHSAAAGPPTRTFTPFDKRSGVVPWKSQPQTSSVMEGLETYHRRTAPVLRPHMEDLAHTQKPETLFITCVDSRVVPNVITSSGPGDLLTVRNVGNLIPEGRADASVEAAIAFAVEVLEVSSIVVCGHSSCGAMTALLGGDQGHDEHLHTWLEHGDATLRAFDEGRHPVAVAAAEEGFGVVDQLSMVNVALQAQTLAAHPLVRARHRAGDLEVIGLFYDIGTAAALRVTPVSVDRLVEVAE; from the coding sequence ATGCTGGAAACCGCCCCGCCGGCAAAGGGTCTACGCGCCATACTGCGCTACGACCTGCCCGCGTCACTTGTCGTATTCCTCGTGGCACTGCCACTGTCGCTCGGCATCGCCGTCGCATCCAACGCGCCCATCCTGGCCGGCATCATCGCCGCCATCGTCGGCGGCATCGTCGCCGGCGCGCTCGGCGGCTCGCCGCTGCAGGTGAGCGGACCGGCCGCCGGCCTGACCGTCATCGTCGCCGGACTGATCGCCGAATTCGGCTGGGCGGTCACCTGCGCCATCACCGTCGGCGCCGGCATTCTGCAGATCCTGTTCGGCCTGAGCCGGGTGGCCCGCGCCGCACTGGCCATCTCGCCCGTCGTCGTGCACGCCATGCTCGCGGGCATCGGCATCACCATTGCGCTGCAGCAGCTGCACGTGCTGCTGGGCGGCAAGTCCAACAGCAGCGCGTGGGAGAACATCGAGCAGCTGCCGGCCGGGCTGATGAACCTCCACGGTCCCGGATTCCTGCTCGGCATGCTGGTCATCGTCACGCTCGTCGCGTGGCGCTGGGTGCCGGCCCCGATCAACCGCGTCCCGGGTCCGCTGGTCGCCATCGTCGGCGTGACGGCGCTCTCCGTCCTGTTGCCGTTCGACGTCAAGCGCATTCAGATCAACGGCTCGCTGCTGGACTCGCTGTCGTTGCCGACCCTGCCCACGGGCGACTGGGACGGCGTCATCGCCGGCGTGCTGACCGTCGCGCTGATCGCCAGCGTCGAGAGCCTGCTGTCGGCGGTCTCGGTCGACCGCATGCACAACGGTCCGCGCACCAACTTCGACCGTGAGCTGATCGGTCAGGGCACGGCCAACGCCATCTCCGGCGCCATCGGCGGCCTGCCCGTCACCGGCGTCATCGTGCGCAGCTCGACCAACGTCGCCGCCGGCGCCAAGACCCGGGCCTCGGCGATCCTGCACGGTGTCTGGATTCTGCTGTTCGCGGTGCCGTTCGCCGGCCTGGCACAGCTGATCCCGACGTCGGCGCTCGCCGGTCTGCTGATCGTCATCGGCTGCCAGCTGGTCAAGAAGGTGCACATCGAAACCGCCCGGCGCACAGGCGATATCGCGGTCTACGTCATCACGGTGCTCGGCGTCGTCTTCCTCAACCTGCTCGAGGGTGTGTTGATCGGCCTCGCCCTGGCGGTGGCTCTGACGGTGTGGCGCGTCATCCGGGCCAAGATCGTCACCGAGCACATCGCCGGCAACGACTGGCGCATCGTGATCGAGGGCTCGGTCAGCTTCCTGTCGCTGCCGCGCCTGACCTCGGCTCTGGCTTCGGTGCCGACCGGTTCCGACGTCACCGTCGAGCTGTCGGTGGACTTCATCGACCACGCCGCCCACGAGACCATCGACGAGTGGAAGCGCCAGCACGTCGCCGGCGGCGGCTCCGTCGAGATTCACGAGCACGGCACCGCCGAGCTGCACAGTGCGGCCGCCGGCCCGCCGACCCGCACCTTCACGCCGTTCGACAAGCGCTCGGGTGTCGTCCCGTGGAAGTCGCAGCCGCAGACCTCCTCTGTGATGGAGGGCCTGGAGACCTACCATCGCCGCACCGCACCCGTGCTGCGCCCGCACATGGAGGATCTGGCCCACACCCAGAAGCCGGAGACGCTGTTCATCACCTGCGTCGACTCGCGGGTCGTGCCCAACGTCATCACCAGCAGTGGCCCCGGTGATCTGCTGACGGTCCGCAACGTCGGCAACCTGATCCCGGAGGGACGCGCCGACGCCTCGGTCGAGGCGGCCATCGCCTTCGCGGTCGAGGTCCTCGAGGTCTCGTCGATCGTGGTGTGCGGCCACTCCAGCTGCGGCGCCATGACCGCGCTGCTGGGCGGCGATCAGGGTCACGACGAGCACCTGCACACCTGGCTGGAGCACGGCGATGCGACGTTGCGCGCCTTCGACGAAGGCCGCCACCCCGTGGCCGTCGCGGCGGCCGAGGAAGGTTTCGGCGTCGTCGACCAGCTGTCGATGGTCAACGTCGCACTTCAGGCGCAGACCCTCGCCGCCCACCCGCTGGTCCGGGCCCGGCACCGCGCCGGTGACCTCGAGGTGATCGGGTTGTTCTATGACATCGGCACCGCGGCCGCCCTCCGGGTGACGCCGGTCAGCGTGGACCGTCTGGTCGAGGTTGCCGAGTAG
- a CDS encoding response regulator transcription factor: MTTMSVPPRERHPRAAVLGQLPRMERADGSPIRVLLVDDEPALTNLVKMALHYEGWVVEVAHNGRDAVTKFGEMEPDLVVLDIMLPDTDGLQLLQRVRAAEGYTPTLFLTARDSVMDRVTGLTAGADDYMTKPFSLEELVARLRGLLRRSSQLAPESDEVLKVGDMVLNGASREVTRAGEPISLTVTEFELLRYLMRNPRRAIARAEILDRVWNYGFGGKSSIVDLYISYLRKKIDTDREPMIHTVRGVGYMLRPADTED, encoded by the coding sequence ATGACAACGATGTCGGTACCACCACGAGAGCGTCACCCCCGGGCCGCCGTGCTCGGCCAGCTGCCGCGCATGGAACGTGCCGACGGATCTCCCATCCGGGTGTTGCTGGTCGACGATGAGCCGGCGCTGACCAACCTGGTCAAGATGGCGCTGCACTACGAGGGCTGGGTCGTCGAGGTCGCGCACAACGGCCGCGATGCGGTGACCAAGTTCGGCGAGATGGAACCGGACCTCGTCGTGCTGGACATCATGCTGCCCGACACCGACGGCCTGCAGTTGCTGCAGCGCGTGCGCGCGGCCGAGGGCTACACCCCGACGCTGTTCCTCACGGCGCGGGACTCGGTGATGGACCGCGTCACGGGATTGACCGCCGGCGCCGACGACTACATGACCAAGCCGTTCAGCCTCGAAGAGCTGGTGGCTCGGCTGCGCGGACTGCTGCGCCGGTCCAGCCAGCTCGCGCCCGAGTCCGACGAGGTGCTCAAGGTCGGCGACATGGTCCTCAACGGCGCGAGCCGTGAGGTGACCCGCGCCGGTGAGCCGATCTCGTTGACCGTCACCGAGTTCGAACTGCTCCGGTACCTGATGCGTAACCCGCGCCGGGCCATTGCCCGCGCGGAGATTCTCGACCGGGTGTGGAACTACGGATTCGGTGGCAAGTCGAGCATCGTCGACCTGTACATCTCGTATCTGCGCAAGAAGATCGACACCGATCGCGAACCGATGATCCACACAGTGCGCGGCGTGGGCTACATGCTGCGCCCTGCCGACACGGAGGACTAA
- a CDS encoding sensor histidine kinase, translating into MTRVPTRVPARTPVRAPWWRPRTLRRRLVFGVTSLVTVVLLAVGVLSVYSLHSYVSAMSDAELDRSLDALGHSYDRLEIKRGDPAHPIDAGEDGLTAFGGQAPGNLIAVLHKGLVVQSAVFPDGEPKPVQPDVVKAVSGQQWTNLGPRTVKLPRLGWYRMAGQDAGGGDVLVSGVSMEDANSVVARKTVAVAVMTLLAIALTAVGTIAVVNYALRPLSRVASTAAKVATRQFGSEDHRITERVRPEDTDPRTEVGIVGDTLNKLLDNVDSALAELAASHRRTRQFLTDASHELRTPLAAIRGYAELTRQDSAALPETTEYALARIESEAQRMSGLVEDLLLISRLEEHQDLETDDVELCDLVINAVNDAAVSSPAHRWRSRLPDVPIWVRGDPARLHQVIGNLLANARVHTPAGVSVTTSLTPGPGCVELTVADDGPGIPEELLPNLFDRFVVADKSRSRVLGSTGLGLAIVSTIVKAHGGRVKVESNTAGTVFRVRLPMEREVGEYVTVSESHNPHVSESTV; encoded by the coding sequence GTGACCCGGGTGCCGACTCGAGTGCCGGCCCGTACCCCGGTTCGGGCGCCGTGGTGGCGTCCGCGCACCCTGCGCCGACGCCTCGTGTTCGGCGTCACGTCGCTGGTCACCGTGGTGCTTCTGGCCGTCGGGGTGCTGTCGGTGTACAGCCTGCACAGCTACGTGTCCGCGATGAGCGACGCGGAACTCGACCGTTCACTCGATGCCCTCGGGCACTCCTATGACCGGCTGGAGATCAAGCGCGGTGATCCGGCGCATCCGATCGACGCCGGCGAAGACGGCCTGACCGCGTTCGGTGGCCAGGCCCCGGGAAATCTCATCGCGGTGCTGCACAAGGGTCTCGTCGTGCAGTCGGCGGTGTTCCCCGACGGCGAACCCAAACCGGTCCAGCCCGACGTCGTCAAGGCCGTCAGCGGCCAGCAGTGGACCAACCTCGGGCCACGGACGGTGAAGCTGCCGCGACTCGGTTGGTACCGGATGGCGGGGCAGGACGCCGGCGGCGGCGACGTGCTGGTCTCGGGCGTGTCCATGGAAGACGCCAACAGCGTGGTGGCGCGCAAGACGGTCGCGGTCGCGGTCATGACGCTGCTGGCCATCGCGCTGACGGCCGTCGGCACCATCGCGGTGGTGAACTACGCGCTGCGGCCGCTGAGTCGCGTGGCCTCGACCGCGGCGAAGGTGGCGACGCGTCAGTTCGGCAGCGAGGACCACCGGATCACCGAACGGGTGCGGCCGGAGGACACCGACCCGCGCACCGAGGTCGGCATCGTGGGGGACACGCTCAACAAACTGCTCGACAACGTCGACAGCGCGCTGGCCGAGCTCGCCGCGTCGCACCGCCGGACACGACAGTTCCTCACCGACGCCAGCCACGAGTTGCGGACCCCGCTGGCCGCCATCCGCGGGTACGCCGAACTGACCCGCCAGGACAGCGCCGCACTGCCCGAGACCACCGAGTACGCGCTCGCCCGCATCGAGTCCGAGGCGCAGCGGATGTCCGGTCTGGTCGAGGACCTGCTGCTCATCTCGCGTCTCGAGGAGCACCAGGACCTCGAGACCGACGATGTCGAACTGTGCGACCTGGTGATCAACGCCGTCAACGACGCCGCGGTGTCGTCGCCCGCGCACCGCTGGCGCTCGCGGCTGCCCGACGTCCCGATCTGGGTACGCGGCGACCCGGCCCGGCTGCATCAGGTGATCGGCAACCTGCTGGCCAACGCACGCGTCCATACGCCGGCCGGAGTATCGGTCACGACAAGCCTGACGCCGGGTCCCGGATGTGTGGAATTGACCGTCGCCGACGACGGGCCGGGAATTCCGGAAGAATTGTTGCCGAATTTGTTCGACAGATTTGTGGTCGCCGACAAATCGCGTTCTCGCGTGCTCGGCAGCACGGGGCTGGGCCTGGCGATCGTGTCGACGATCGTCAAAGCGCACGGCGGTCGGGTGAAGGTCGAATCGAACACTGCGGGAACGGTTTTCCGGGTGCGGCTGCCGATGGAACGGGAAGTCGGGGAGTACGTGACGGTGAGTGAGTCGCACAACCCGCACGTATCCGAGTCGACTGTTTGA
- a CDS encoding NAD(P)H-dependent glycerol-3-phosphate dehydrogenase, which translates to MASAQRVPTVVVLGGGSWGTTVASICARRGPTLQWVRSAETAADINEKHCNSRYLGDGVALPESLRATTDFSEAANCADVIVMGVPSHGFRNVLGELAKELRPWVPVVSLVKGLEQGTNMRMSQIVDEVLPGHPAGILAGPNIAREVAEGYAAAAVLAMPDQHLAANLAGLFRTRRFRTYTTDDVIGVEMAGALKNVYAISVGMGYSLGIGENTRAMVMARAVAEMSKLGVAMGGNRDTFAGLAGMGDLIVTCTSQRSRNRHVGEQLGQGKPIDEIIASMNQVAEGVKAASVIMEFAETHGLSMPIAREVDRVINHGCTVADAYAGLMLEKPGHEVHGAGF; encoded by the coding sequence ATGGCATCAGCGCAGCGCGTACCGACCGTCGTCGTCCTCGGTGGCGGGTCGTGGGGCACCACGGTGGCCTCGATCTGCGCGCGGCGCGGCCCGACGCTGCAGTGGGTGCGGTCGGCTGAAACCGCCGCCGATATCAACGAAAAGCATTGCAACAGCCGCTATCTGGGCGACGGGGTGGCCCTTCCCGAATCATTGCGGGCGACCACCGACTTTTCCGAGGCAGCCAATTGCGCAGACGTCATCGTGATGGGCGTCCCGTCGCACGGCTTCCGCAATGTACTGGGCGAGCTGGCCAAGGAACTGCGGCCGTGGGTTCCGGTGGTGTCACTGGTGAAAGGCCTGGAGCAGGGCACCAACATGCGCATGAGCCAGATCGTCGACGAGGTGCTGCCCGGGCACCCGGCCGGAATCCTGGCCGGCCCCAACATCGCCCGCGAGGTCGCCGAGGGCTACGCCGCCGCCGCGGTGCTCGCGATGCCCGACCAGCACCTCGCCGCGAATCTCGCAGGCCTGTTCCGCACCAGGCGTTTTCGCACCTACACCACCGACGACGTGATCGGCGTCGAGATGGCCGGGGCTCTCAAGAACGTGTACGCCATCTCGGTCGGCATGGGCTATTCACTGGGCATCGGCGAGAACACCCGCGCGATGGTGATGGCGCGTGCGGTGGCCGAGATGTCCAAGCTCGGCGTGGCGATGGGCGGCAACCGTGACACGTTCGCCGGCCTGGCCGGCATGGGCGACCTGATCGTCACCTGCACCAGCCAGCGCAGCCGCAACCGGCACGTCGGCGAGCAGCTGGGTCAGGGCAAGCCCATCGACGAGATCATCGCGTCGATGAACCAGGTGGCCGAGGGCGTCAAGGCCGCCAGCGTGATCATGGAGTTCGCCGAGACGCACGGGCTGAGCATGCCGATCGCCCGCGAGGTGGACCGGGTGATCAACCACGGCTGCACGGTGGCGGACGCCTACGCCGGCCTCATGCTCGAGAAGCCCGGGCACGAGGTGCACGGCGCCGGGTTCTGA
- a CDS encoding alpha/beta hydrolase, whose amino-acid sequence MTVTVSRVRAAKPGAMLDAADDVRTTSAALEIVIGVERGQLANLKANWQGQASDAAIAKAQQLIDEQEAYRGRLDKLAKALTDGGNQLTSLRSTLLEFVDTALQLGFSVSDDGVVTPQQWLIGDLGPVKKTAEFFTNSIQEQLKAFETTDTLTATAIDQAVQGQKPSAPVNIDGQEIQIPPPGTNPEDVDKWWTGLTPEQRQQLIARHPPELGNLNGVPASARDAVNQQVMNDDLNRVRDVASRNHVSEDDVLKDPGRFGLTQTDATRFYNARRTSEGLAHQRGSTLDPTKERPVMLWAYQPEADGGQGRAAICLGNPDTANNTTVIVPGTGSSVHDGWLADGHDDAIHVCDQAALADPSRSTAVMMWMGYDAPDSFTDPRIANPTLARQGGDLLAADVNGLAATHLGTSHVTVMGHSYGSTTVADACAGSGMKVNDVVLIGCPGTDLAHSAADFHVNGGQVYVGAASTDPVARLGMGGPGAAQWLNTELGNPLGPVAGLGTDPSAEGFGATRFRAEVAGETGWSFHDHSKYYDMGSESLRAMTDIASGHSERLASDGLLAAERHQPTFSTPDHVDLPFGIEVPVPHVDIPIPGTPAYSDPESNRPGETVKNDHDYK is encoded by the coding sequence GTGACGGTGACGGTGTCGCGCGTGCGCGCGGCCAAGCCCGGGGCGATGCTCGACGCCGCCGATGACGTGCGGACCACGTCGGCCGCGCTGGAGATCGTCATCGGCGTCGAGCGCGGCCAGCTGGCCAACTTGAAAGCGAATTGGCAGGGGCAGGCGAGCGACGCCGCCATCGCCAAGGCGCAGCAGCTGATCGACGAGCAGGAGGCCTACCGCGGCCGGCTGGACAAGCTGGCCAAGGCGCTCACCGATGGCGGCAATCAGCTGACTTCGTTGCGCAGCACTCTGCTGGAATTCGTCGACACCGCGCTCCAACTCGGGTTCTCGGTCAGCGACGACGGCGTGGTCACACCGCAGCAGTGGTTGATCGGCGACCTGGGGCCCGTCAAGAAGACGGCCGAGTTCTTCACCAACTCGATTCAGGAGCAGCTGAAGGCCTTCGAGACCACCGACACGCTCACCGCCACGGCGATCGACCAGGCAGTACAAGGCCAGAAGCCCTCGGCGCCGGTGAATATCGACGGGCAGGAGATCCAGATTCCGCCGCCGGGGACGAACCCCGAGGACGTCGACAAATGGTGGACCGGCCTGACACCGGAGCAGCGACAGCAGCTGATCGCCCGGCATCCACCCGAATTGGGCAACCTCAACGGTGTCCCGGCGAGTGCTCGGGACGCGGTCAACCAGCAGGTGATGAACGACGACCTGAACCGGGTCCGCGACGTCGCCAGCCGCAACCACGTCTCTGAAGACGACGTCCTCAAGGACCCCGGCCGGTTCGGACTGACACAGACCGACGCCACGCGGTTCTACAACGCGCGGCGGACCAGCGAGGGGTTGGCGCACCAGCGCGGTTCCACCTTGGACCCGACCAAGGAACGCCCGGTCATGCTCTGGGCTTATCAACCAGAGGCCGACGGCGGGCAGGGCCGGGCCGCCATCTGCCTCGGAAACCCCGACACGGCCAACAACACGACGGTGATCGTGCCCGGCACCGGCAGCAGCGTCCACGACGGCTGGCTGGCCGACGGCCACGACGATGCGATCCACGTGTGCGACCAGGCGGCGCTGGCGGACCCGAGTCGATCGACCGCGGTGATGATGTGGATGGGCTACGACGCACCCGACAGCTTCACCGATCCACGGATCGCGAACCCGACCCTGGCCCGGCAGGGCGGCGACCTGCTGGCCGCCGACGTCAACGGGCTGGCTGCGACGCATCTCGGCACGTCCCACGTCACGGTGATGGGCCACTCCTACGGGTCCACCACGGTGGCCGATGCGTGTGCGGGCAGCGGCATGAAAGTCAATGATGTGGTGTTGATCGGTTGTCCGGGAACAGATTTGGCGCACAGCGCCGCGGATTTCCACGTCAACGGTGGCCAGGTGTACGTCGGGGCGGCATCGACCGACCCTGTCGCCCGACTGGGTATGGGCGGTCCGGGTGCGGCGCAATGGCTGAACACCGAGCTCGGCAACCCGCTGGGGCCGGTCGCCGGGCTGGGGACCGATCCATCGGCAGAGGGATTCGGCGCCACCCGGTTCCGGGCCGAGGTGGCCGGCGAGACCGGCTGGAGTTTCCACGACCACTCGAAGTACTACGACATGGGCAGTGAGTCGTTGCGGGCGATGACCGACATCGCCAGCGGGCACAGCGAACGCCTCGCGTCCGACGGACTACTGGCCGCCGAGCGGCATCAGCCGACCTTCTCGACGCCCGACCACGTCGATCTGCCGTTCGGCATCGAGGTCCCCGTGCCGCACGTGGACATCCCCATTCCCGGGACCCCGGCATATTCGGATCCCGAGTCCAATCGCCCAGGTGAGACGGTGAAGAACGACCATGATTACAAGTAG
- a CDS encoding YajQ family cyclic di-GMP-binding protein, protein MADSSFDIVSKVDRQEVDNALNQAAKELSTRFDFRGTDTTIAWKGDEVIELVSSTEERVKAAVDVFKEKLVRRDISMKAFDAGDPQPSGKTYRVSGTLQQGISSEQAKKITKIIRDEGPKGVKAQIQGDEIRVSSKKRDDLQAVQALLRGADLDVALQFVNYR, encoded by the coding sequence ATGGCGGATTCATCGTTCGACATCGTCAGCAAGGTCGATCGGCAGGAAGTCGACAACGCGCTGAATCAAGCCGCCAAGGAGCTGTCCACCCGCTTCGACTTCCGCGGCACCGACACCACCATCGCCTGGAAGGGCGATGAGGTCATCGAGCTGGTCTCCTCGACCGAGGAGCGCGTCAAGGCCGCGGTCGACGTGTTCAAGGAGAAGCTGGTGCGCCGCGACATCTCGATGAAGGCGTTCGACGCCGGTGACCCGCAGCCCAGCGGCAAGACCTACCGCGTCTCGGGCACGCTGCAGCAGGGCATCAGCAGCGAGCAGGCCAAGAAGATCACCAAGATCATCCGGGACGAGGGCCCCAAGGGCGTCAAGGCGCAGATTCAGGGCGACGAGATCCGGGTGTCGAGCAAGAAGCGCGACGACCTGCAGGCCGTGCAGGCGCTGCTGCGGGGCGCCGATCTGGACGTGGCGCTGCAGTTCGTCAACTACCGCTGA
- a CDS encoding alpha/beta fold hydrolase yields the protein MVESSSERDVVLDVEGSGVQPPVDPKIRKQFALLERFAPPIGSRWATELWCTPPIIEQSLRMPPGVSPGEPLEAHWDGHRIAGESWGDGPPVYLVHGWGGRRPHLGMFVKPLVAAGYRVIAFDLPSHNESDPGALAPGRTTAIECADAVAAVIREHGPAHAVVAHSLGANATTMAAAVNGAKVGRLVLLAPMGDYPMYLDLFAARHNFGPRIRAGLQRRLVRRIGMSLEDTNMVNLAARAGHPPLLLIHDPDDPDSPYSSSEKLAASWPGSELLTTKGLGKLAHYRMLRHRPAINAGLEFIGSPA from the coding sequence ATGGTCGAGTCGTCTTCTGAGCGTGATGTCGTGCTCGACGTCGAGGGTTCCGGTGTGCAGCCGCCCGTCGACCCGAAGATTCGCAAGCAGTTCGCCCTGCTCGAACGATTCGCACCGCCCATCGGCTCCCGGTGGGCCACCGAGCTGTGGTGCACCCCGCCGATCATCGAGCAGAGCCTGCGCATGCCGCCTGGCGTCAGCCCCGGTGAGCCGCTGGAAGCGCACTGGGACGGCCACCGCATCGCGGGCGAATCCTGGGGTGACGGGCCGCCGGTGTACCTCGTACACGGTTGGGGCGGGCGCCGTCCGCACCTGGGCATGTTCGTCAAACCGCTGGTTGCCGCCGGCTACCGGGTCATCGCCTTCGACCTGCCCAGCCACAACGAGTCCGACCCGGGCGCGCTCGCGCCGGGCCGCACCACGGCCATCGAATGCGCCGACGCCGTCGCGGCCGTCATCCGCGAGCACGGACCGGCCCACGCCGTCGTCGCCCATTCGCTCGGGGCCAACGCGACCACCATGGCCGCCGCGGTGAACGGCGCCAAGGTCGGTCGGCTGGTGCTGCTCGCCCCGATGGGCGACTACCCGATGTACCTGGACCTGTTCGCCGCGCGCCACAACTTCGGCCCGCGGATCCGCGCGGGCCTGCAACGGCGGCTGGTCCGCCGAATCGGGATGTCGCTGGAAGACACCAACATGGTCAACCTCGCCGCCCGGGCGGGCCACCCGCCGCTGCTGCTCATCCACGACCCCGACGACCCCGACAGCCCGTACTCGTCGAGCGAGAAGCTCGCCGCCTCGTGGCCCGGGTCCGAGCTGCTCACCACCAAGGGACTCGGGAAGCTGGCGCACTACCGCATGCTGCGGCACCGCCCGGCCATCAACGCCGGCCTCGAGTTCATCGGCAGCCCGGCGTAG
- a CDS encoding permease: MDAAIAGIGHALALAGSMTWEILWALILGFALSAVVQAVVRKSTIVRLLGDDKPKTLAVAAGLGAASSSCSYAAVALARSLFRKGANFTAAMAFEIGSTNLVVELGIILALLMGWQFTAAEFVGGPIMILVLAVLFRLFVRSRLIDAARVQAEQGIAGSMEGHAAMDMSVQGDGSFAKRLFSGPGLTSVSHVFVMEWAAILRDLIIGLLIAGAIGAWVPNAFWENFFLADDPTWSAIWGPIVGPIVAIVSFVCSIGNVPLAAVLWNGGISFGGVVAFIFADLLILPILNIYRKYYGTRMMLTLLVTFYVSMVAAGYLVELLFGATGLVPTQRNAMVMESGISWNYTTWLNIVFLLLAAVLVIRFVRTGGIPMLRMMGGSPDAGHPDTHAGHDHHPH, encoded by the coding sequence ATGGACGCCGCGATCGCCGGGATCGGTCACGCACTGGCCCTGGCCGGTTCGATGACATGGGAGATTCTCTGGGCGCTGATTCTCGGCTTCGCGCTATCGGCGGTGGTGCAGGCCGTCGTCCGGAAGTCGACGATCGTGCGCCTGCTCGGTGACGACAAGCCCAAAACCCTTGCCGTGGCCGCCGGACTCGGCGCGGCATCGTCGTCGTGCTCGTATGCCGCAGTGGCGTTGGCGCGCTCGCTGTTTCGCAAAGGCGCCAACTTCACCGCGGCGATGGCATTCGAGATCGGCTCCACCAACCTCGTCGTCGAACTCGGCATCATCCTGGCCCTGCTGATGGGCTGGCAGTTCACCGCGGCGGAATTCGTCGGCGGCCCCATCATGATCCTCGTCCTCGCGGTGCTGTTCCGGTTGTTCGTCCGCAGCCGCCTCATCGACGCGGCCCGGGTGCAGGCGGAGCAGGGCATCGCCGGGTCGATGGAAGGGCATGCCGCCATGGACATGTCGGTGCAGGGCGACGGCTCGTTCGCCAAGCGCCTGTTCTCGGGACCCGGCCTCACGTCCGTCTCGCACGTGTTCGTCATGGAGTGGGCGGCGATCCTGCGTGACCTGATCATCGGTCTGCTCATTGCCGGTGCCATCGGCGCGTGGGTGCCAAATGCGTTCTGGGAGAACTTCTTCCTCGCCGACGACCCGACGTGGTCCGCGATCTGGGGGCCGATCGTCGGGCCGATCGTGGCCATCGTGTCGTTCGTCTGCTCCATCGGCAACGTGCCCCTGGCGGCGGTGCTGTGGAACGGCGGCATCAGCTTCGGCGGCGTGGTCGCGTTCATCTTCGCCGACCTGCTGATCCTGCCGATCCTCAACATCTACCGGAAGTACTACGGCACCCGGATGATGCTGACGCTGCTGGTCACCTTCTACGTCTCGATGGTCGCGGCGGGTTATCTCGTCGAATTACTTTTCGGCGCAACGGGTCTCGTCCCCACTCAGCGCAACGCCATGGTGATGGAGAGCGGCATCTCGTGGAACTACACCACGTGGCTCAACATCGTCTTCCTGCTGCTGGCCGCGGTGCTGGTGATCCGCTTCGTCCGTACCGGCGGCATCCCGATGCTGCGGATGATGGGCGGCTCACCCGATGCTGGACATCCGGACACCCACGCCGGCCACGATCACCACCCGCACTAG